TTGAATACTATCAACGTCTTGTGGAATTTTTCTGTACCCGGTgtagaattgaaaaaaaaatgttttctactTCGACACCAATCTTAAAACACAGTTAAATTTGCCAGAGATAGAAATATAAAGTTCGTgagaatttacaattttatttaaataaataaattatttactagTTTCTAAATGATAAACACTATAGTAACACATGTAGATGTTAATTAACAGGCATTAAACTAGACACAACCTTCATTACACTATCTTTGTTCAGAGGACATTTTGTGTAAGTGCTAGCACATTTATCTGCATCTTGTGATCTTCCAATATCCACGGCTTCTTTTATCGCTGTGCCGCCAATTGCGTATGAAAACAACGAGTtcctaaataaagaaaaaaccgtgaatttaaaaaagaacacattttatgaatttttacttGGTGAAAGTTAACACGAATTCATCTACACTCGAAGCTTCCCCGGCTTTGGTATTTTTAACTGCATCATTAACAACATTGCATATTATTCTTTGAGTGCAAGATGTACTGTCGATATCATTCGCTGCTAGAGAATTGTCGATTCGTGATAACAAATTAGTTACTGTGGACATCTCTTCTTCTAAACCTAACAAGCATGAAAGGAAAAATCATGTGCTTACAGTAGAAAAATTTAGTTGTACCCCTAGCATAACCTTCATGACCCCCAGCAaatatttgagcaatttttgGGATGATCAATATTGCCCCTAAGCCAATCAGGGCACCTAAGGCTATTCCTCCAACGTCTAGTTTCATCGTCCCATAGGTCATTCCATTACTATTTCCATAGCTGTAATTACTAACATCTGCATAGTTCTTGTTTGAAGATAATAATTCCTAACCTGTTTCCGGAAGGTCCATAAGAGATGGCTCCAAATCGCGATTCTTTGGGTTCTATATCTTTTTTACCCTCGGCTATAGGATTTTGGGGAATgtacgttttatttttgtatccTTTTTGATAGGACAAGTCTGATTCGTAATATCTGTGACTCGGACTGAAACccctcaaataaaaaaaatatatgtatatttaaatagGTATATAAATTTCTAAGAAGCAACTTACGCATCTTCTACATCGTATTTTTTAACGGAACCAGCAACGTTTGAAAGAAATCCcaataaaagtaataatagaaaattgtatATTTCCATGTTTAGTGAAAATctaatgaacatttttctttagagGCACTATGACACTATGGAGTATAACTTTATCACTGACAAAATTTGCAACTAtaacaaattgttttatatGAGGCGTTTTTTACAGGTTGCTGCACCCAAACAATACATTACATGATTATTACATGATGAGTCGCAGGAACCACCATTCGAATATTGTATTTGATAATTAACTTTGAAACAATATACCCCAAGCTTCAATAAGTTTTACTACAAAGAAACGTGAAGATGTAATCGGGATTGtcgttatttcatttttagaaaatcgttCTTGGTTAACGACATATTGTTCTTTGTAGACTTCTTGTAAGGAAGTACGTAGGTAGTTTTGGAAGCTATTTTCCGCTAATATATTATTTGACTTTATATGTCATACTAAATGTTTATtctctcttaatttttttttggataaacAGGCTCAACACATAAAACATAGCAATTATGTAATTAAGTGCATACATTTTGTTCTCATCATAGGATATCTCAGTTATTGATAGAAATATGGAAAGAGTATTCTTCAACAATTCTAATCCCTATAGAAAGTTCAAATATCATACATGTGTTAAGTACTTATAGGAATATTCTGAACTGTGTTAAAAACTTTATCAAGTTTCATTTAGAACTCTACCTTTTTGCTCTATGACATTTTGGTTATAGACTTATTTCTATCTCCATTCTCTCCGTCAGGTCTGctcttaaaaatttccaacGGAGATTCATCAAGATCAGGCTTAAGGCTGATGTAAATTTTATCACGCTTATATAACTTTTGTAAAATGCACAGTGGAGCACGAATCCAAGTCTGCAAAACGAGTAGTAAAAAATAcgtggtcatgttaaaggtgtaggtatttattataaatatttatatatatatttcctaTAAGTGTGAGACTTTACCGCACGTCCTTACGAGATGAAAGTAATAGTTTATGACACACAATTGAGAGTGGCACGTGTTAGTGTCAAGACTTTTACGACATATAATTCTATAAAAGTTTTCGACCGTCCTTCTCCTAATACCTACGTAGGTTGTCTCTAATACAGAAGAGAAATTTCATTATCCATTACCTAATTGTTCCGCAAAAGCGAAAGCATTTCTAAATTCTCTAAAATGAGACATTTTCGTGTGCAAGTAGTTCCCGTTAATTTACGATAATATGGTACCTATTGTCGGTAgtcggaatttttttttacagaattgTTGTGCAGGTTgctaatttacttttaatcaGTGCCTTAATAGcttaatacttatttaaaagtAATGTATCTACTCTGAAGGTCTGCAGAAAGTGTCGACATAGGCCTAAGCGTTAAAACAGAGGTCCAGACATTAATTCAAAACATAAAGTTATGATTGTGTTGAAATATCATCGTTATTATAGTGTATTGTTGATTATTGCGATTTCAAGTGAAGTATGTTGTAACTTTACGGATTCCTATTTAACTTTAAACAGTGGTTCAAGCAAGACTTATGGAGCTCGACATTCAAGGTTGATAAATTTCAATGCAGATGGAGATTTGCAGGTATACATGTCAAATTTACTACCTAATATAGCATCCCAGTTCCTCTCGTGGAGGGTGTGACGTGGAAGGTGTGAGTTTGCATGGGGTTTAAAACCGCTTAGACAGGTCTTCTCAGCGCGCTCCCTTAAAGGTCGCTCGGGCAAGGAGTACCAGAGAAGCGGCGTTCCAAggtcaaaatttgcaatttttacctAATCTACTCTTAAAAACCCCTCATCATTGCGGtgcaaatgtaaataaatgtgtATTGAAATGCTGGATTAGTTCGAATTTTCGGTCaacgaaaatatgaaaatgaatgagaaaaaatgggaaattatCTCAATCTAATATCAAGTgaagtattaaattttaattttcgcaaaTATGATTGATAACATGCAGTACGTTCGCGTAATTAAAGGAATGTATGGAGGTAATGATAGTGCCGTTCCTGATGAAGTCTCTAGAGAAATTCTTAATTCGCGGCAGAATAagctaattatttttagtgatAAGGGAGCGGTAAGGGTACGTTCATATCAattgattattaaatattacattaagTCTTGAATTTTGTATTGGTTTTGATGAACGAATACCCCTTTACTCTCCTTAACTTCTATCAAATTCCACTGACTATTTCTTTCTTGAAAAATAGATAATACGCTTTAATCTTAACTTCACTTAAGTAATAACTTTTTGCCAGCTCGACTTAGACTTCAATGTACCATTTCTCACTCTACCCATCAAGCGATCAATGGACTTGGCCAAGACTTCCCTGGTTAGTTTCAATGTAGGAGCAATATTACTCACCGGAGTTATTATATTTGGCACAGCTGTAGCTCTCCCAGtgattttgatgttttttaataaaaaagggCTCATACCGGCAGAGAatcctttaaatattatttacggTCGTGCAGGGGCACAGAAGAGtaagtaacttttttatacaTCTTTGTTGGTAAATCGAATACTAGGTAAGTTTACTGGTATCAGAAGATAGTCACAAAAAAATCTCGCACAATGTTATGAAATTTCTATGAAATTCTTTGTATTGTACTTTTTGACAAACTCTAACATCTAATTGGAATTTGCTTTGGTAAACTAGACTCTAGTATACTTACTATAGTATACTTTGACgttctttaaaaatacattagtGTCGATATGAGAACGAATTTCttattaaacaattatatGAAATGGGTCTAAG
The sequence above is a segment of the Euwallacea fornicatus isolate EFF26 chromosome 16, ASM4011564v1, whole genome shotgun sequence genome. Coding sequences within it:
- the LOC136343865 gene encoding uncharacterized protein isoform X1 produces the protein MFIRFSLNMEIYNFLLLLLLGFLSNVAGSVKKYDVEDAGFSPSHRYYESDLSYQKGYKNKTYIPQNPIAEGKKDIEPKESRFGAISYGPSGNSYGNSNGMTYGTMKLDVGGIALGALIGLGAILIIPKIAQIFAGGHEGYARGLEEEMSTVTNLLSRIDNSLAANDIDSTSCTQRIICNVVNDAVKNTKAGEASSVDEFVLTFTKNSLFSYAIGGTAIKEAVDIGRSQDADKCASTYTKCPLNKDSVMKVVSSLMPVN
- the LOC136343865 gene encoding uncharacterized protein isoform X2, producing MFIRFSLNMEIYNFLLLLLLGFLSNVAGSVKKYDVEDAPSHRYYESDLSYQKGYKNKTYIPQNPIAEGKKDIEPKESRFGAISYGPSGNSYGNSNGMTYGTMKLDVGGIALGALIGLGAILIIPKIAQIFAGGHEGYARGLEEEMSTVTNLLSRIDNSLAANDIDSTSCTQRIICNVVNDAVKNTKAGEASSVDEFVLTFTKNSLFSYAIGGTAIKEAVDIGRSQDADKCASTYTKCPLNKDSVMKVVSSLMPVN
- the LOC136344185 gene encoding uncharacterized protein, with amino-acid sequence MIDNMQYVRVIKGMYGGNDSAVPDEVSREILNSRQNKLIIFSDKGAVRLDLDFNVPFLTLPIKRSMDLAKTSLVSFNVGAILLTGVIIFGTAVALPVILMFFNKKGLIPAENPLNIIYGRAGAQKSEDLRLWSYLNAIDTSLLENNIDLTSCSQRFVCWMVKKSAQNVTKGKGSSSEKILDGLANSKWIQEYALNSLFKEAVINGIEDKNCTAVYARCSFNHESVYYFIKRSLDIFTVG